A genomic region of Limnochordia bacterium contains the following coding sequences:
- the gap gene encoding type I glyceraldehyde-3-phosphate dehydrogenase — MAIKIAINGFGRIGRNVLRGAFKDPDLEFVAINDLTDAKTLAHLLKYDSVHGIFDAEVSATDNAIVVDGKEIKIFSEKNPAVLPWKELGVDVVVESTGVFRKRDQAQWHLDAGAKKVIITAPAKNEDITIVMGVNEAQYDPANHHVVSNASCTTNCLAPVAKVVHENFGIKRGFMTTVHSYTNDQQILDLPHKDLRRARAAAMSIIPTTTGAAVAVGLVLPELKGKLDGFAMRVPTPDVSIVDLTCELEKTATAEEINAALKKAADGPLAGVLGYTEDPLVSMDYKGNSNSAIVDGQLTNTLGGNFVKVVAWYDNEWAYSLRVADLAKFMAKKA; from the coding sequence ATGGCAATTAAGATTGCGATTAATGGATTTGGTCGGATTGGACGGAATGTACTAAGAGGTGCGTTCAAGGATCCCGATTTGGAGTTTGTGGCGATCAATGATCTGACTGATGCTAAGACCCTTGCGCATCTACTCAAGTATGACTCAGTACATGGTATCTTTGATGCCGAAGTTTCCGCAACCGACAACGCGATCGTCGTTGACGGGAAAGAGATCAAGATTTTCTCTGAAAAGAATCCCGCAGTCTTGCCTTGGAAGGAATTAGGTGTGGATGTTGTTGTAGAGTCCACTGGTGTATTTCGGAAGAGGGATCAAGCACAATGGCACCTCGATGCTGGGGCCAAGAAAGTAATCATTACCGCTCCGGCGAAAAACGAGGATATCACGATCGTCATGGGTGTAAACGAAGCACAATATGACCCGGCTAATCATCACGTGGTTTCCAATGCTTCTTGTACCACCAACTGTCTAGCTCCTGTAGCTAAGGTTGTCCATGAGAACTTCGGAATCAAACGGGGCTTTATGACCACCGTTCACTCCTATACCAATGACCAGCAGATCCTGGATTTACCTCATAAGGATCTACGAAGGGCCCGAGCTGCAGCGATGAGCATTATCCCCACAACCACGGGTGCAGCGGTGGCTGTTGGCCTAGTACTGCCAGAGTTGAAGGGTAAATTGGACGGTTTTGCCATGCGGGTTCCGACCCCCGATGTATCCATTGTGGATCTTACCTGTGAACTAGAGAAGACAGCTACTGCAGAGGAGATCAACGCTGCGTTGAAGAAAGCAGCTGATGGTCCCTTGGCCGGTGTCTTGGGCTATACCGAGGATCCCTTGGTCTCCATGGATTACAAGGGAAACAGCAATTCAGCTATTGTCGATGGTCAGCTCACCAATACTTTGGGTGGCAACTTTGTCAAGGTTGTTGCTTGGTATGATAACGAGTGGGCATATTCCCTACGCGTCGCTGACCTAGCGAAGTTCATGGCCAAAAAGGCGTAA
- a CDS encoding phosphoglycerate kinase, whose product MQKMSVRDIDVKNKTVLVRVDFNVPMQDGQITDDNRIQAALPTITYLIEQGAKVVLCSHLGRPKGKVVSELRLDPVAKRLSELLNQEVTKVDDCVGPVVEEVVAKMEAKDVVLLENLRFHGEEEKNAAAFAQQLASIADIYVNDAFGAAHRAHASTEGVAKHIPGVAGFLMEKEISVMGKALENPERPFVAILGGAKVKDKIGVIQNLLSKVDSLLIGGGMAYTFLKAQGLEIGNSLLDEDGLGLAKELMDLAEKKGVNMFLPVDVVVAQEFAPDSPHKTVDVKEIPADWMGLDIGPKTRAQFARVIKRAKTVVWNGPMGVFEMDAFAKGTFEVAQALADADAVTIIGGGDSAAAVEKAGLAEKITHVSTGGGASLEFLEGKALPGVEALKDRQ is encoded by the coding sequence GTGCAGAAGATGAGCGTCCGGGATATTGATGTGAAGAATAAAACGGTCCTTGTGCGGGTGGATTTTAACGTACCGATGCAGGATGGGCAGATTACCGATGATAACCGCATTCAAGCTGCCTTGCCTACCATTACTTACCTGATCGAACAGGGAGCCAAGGTTGTATTGTGTTCCCATCTCGGTCGGCCGAAGGGCAAAGTGGTTTCTGAGCTCCGTCTGGATCCAGTTGCTAAAAGGCTAAGCGAGCTTTTGAACCAGGAAGTCACCAAGGTTGATGACTGTGTTGGCCCAGTTGTGGAGGAAGTTGTGGCGAAAATGGAGGCGAAGGATGTCGTTCTTTTGGAGAACCTTCGTTTCCACGGGGAAGAAGAGAAAAATGCCGCCGCCTTTGCCCAACAGTTGGCCAGCATTGCGGATATCTATGTGAATGATGCCTTTGGGGCCGCCCATCGGGCGCATGCCTCCACCGAAGGGGTAGCAAAACATATTCCGGGGGTAGCCGGTTTCCTGATGGAAAAGGAAATCTCCGTGATGGGTAAGGCCCTAGAAAACCCTGAGCGGCCCTTTGTAGCCATTTTAGGTGGGGCGAAGGTAAAGGATAAGATTGGTGTTATCCAAAACCTATTGTCTAAGGTAGATTCCTTACTCATTGGTGGCGGTATGGCCTATACCTTCCTCAAGGCCCAAGGCTTGGAGATTGGTAATTCTTTGTTGGATGAAGACGGTTTAGGACTTGCCAAGGAACTGATGGATCTGGCGGAAAAGAAGGGGGTCAACATGTTTTTGCCTGTTGATGTGGTGGTAGCTCAGGAGTTTGCCCCTGATAGCCCCCATAAGACCGTCGATGTTAAGGAGATTCCTGCGGACTGGATGGGCCTAGATATTGGGCCAAAGACCAGAGCCCAGTTTGCTAGAGTGATTAAGCGAGCAAAGACAGTGGTTTGGAATGGTCCCATGGGGGTATTCGAGATGGATGCCTTTGCTAAGGGGACCTTTGAAGTAGCCCAGGCCTTAGCAGATGCTGATGCTGTAACGATTATCGGTGGAGGGGATTCCGCAGCCGCGGTGGAAAAGGCGGGGTTGGCGGAGAAGATTACTCATGTGTCCACCGGTGGAGGTGCTTCCCTAGAGTTCTTGGAGGGGAAAGCGCTGCCTGGTGTTGAGGCGCTAAAGGATCGCCAGTAA
- the tpiA gene encoding triose-phosphate isomerase gives MRQPIIAGNWKMNGTIEEAEQLSKKVAELTATYDNVEVVVIPVFTALSKVYDMIKDTNVKLGAQNLFWEEKGAYTGEISPTMLLDVGCEYVVVGHSERRQYFHETDQDVNTKVKAALKYGLKPIMCVGETLEQREQDLTEQVVIGQLQAGLRDVSGEQLANIVIAYEPVWAIGTGKTATSEEANRVIGIIRDTVAKLYDGKVADAIRIQYGGSVKANNAEEIMQQPEIDGCLVGGASLDATAFMTIVAAGAKSVC, from the coding sequence ATGCGGCAACCGATTATTGCAGGGAACTGGAAAATGAACGGTACCATCGAAGAAGCCGAGCAACTAAGTAAGAAAGTAGCTGAATTGACGGCTACATACGATAACGTTGAAGTGGTCGTAATTCCGGTTTTTACGGCTTTATCGAAGGTTTATGATATGATCAAGGACACTAATGTGAAACTTGGCGCCCAGAACCTATTCTGGGAGGAAAAAGGCGCCTATACCGGTGAGATATCTCCAACAATGCTTCTTGATGTTGGGTGTGAGTACGTGGTGGTCGGTCACTCGGAGCGGCGGCAGTACTTTCATGAAACCGATCAGGATGTAAATACAAAGGTAAAGGCTGCGCTAAAATATGGTCTAAAACCCATTATGTGTGTCGGGGAGACCTTAGAACAAAGAGAGCAAGACCTAACAGAGCAAGTGGTTATTGGTCAATTGCAGGCTGGCCTGCGGGATGTGTCAGGGGAGCAGCTCGCAAATATTGTGATTGCCTATGAGCCAGTTTGGGCCATTGGTACAGGAAAGACGGCCACCTCAGAGGAAGCCAATCGAGTCATTGGCATCATCCGGGATACTGTTGCCAAACTGTACGACGGAAAAGTGGCCGATGCTATTCGTATTCAGTACGGTGGTAGCGTTAAAGCTAACAATGCCGAGGAGATCATGCAGCAGCCCGAGATTGATGGATGTTTGGTGGGCGGAGCGAGTTTGGATGCAACTGCCTTTATGACCATTGTGGCCGCAGGAGCAAAGTCGGTGTGTTAA
- the gpmI gene encoding 2,3-bisphosphoglycerate-independent phosphoglycerate mutase, which yields MRPVALVILDGWGYSEETHGNAVAQGHTPNLDQYWNTYPHSFLSASGPSVGLMEGQMGDSNVGHLNIGAGRIVYQHVERINVAIRDGSFFANDALLGAIKHAKDNDGALHLMGLVSPGGVHSHSNHLYALLKMAKDAGLSQVFVHCFLDGRDVPPKSALEYVKGLEEQMREIGVGRIATVSGRYYAMDRDNRWERLNLAYDAMVLGKGRMAEDPVQAVLDAYDADETDEFVLPTVIGQEGKPTAVIEDNDAVIFFNFRSDRARQLTYSFVREDFQGFQREKWPKVHFTSFTQYAEDLEIPFAFMPDEPETTLGKVVSDAGLTQLRIAETEKYAHVTFFFNGGQEVEFPGERRRLIPSPKVATYDLQPEMSAPKVTEAVLEEIQKGVDLIVLNYANLDMVGHTGVMEAALKAVAAVDECLGKVVQAVQDAGGCLLVIADHGNAEQMVDPDTGKPHTAHTSNPVPAILICDKLKDKVQMRSGILADVAPTILELLNIDQPIIMKGESLITKEAKQ from the coding sequence ATGAGACCTGTTGCGCTGGTGATCCTGGATGGATGGGGTTACAGCGAGGAGACACATGGTAATGCGGTGGCACAAGGCCATACGCCGAATCTTGATCAGTATTGGAATACTTACCCCCATTCATTTCTTTCGGCCTCGGGTCCCTCCGTTGGTCTTATGGAAGGACAGATGGGGGATTCTAATGTTGGTCACCTCAATATTGGTGCAGGGCGGATTGTCTACCAGCACGTTGAAAGAATTAATGTTGCGATTAGGGACGGCTCGTTTTTTGCCAACGATGCCCTTCTTGGGGCCATCAAACATGCCAAAGACAACGATGGGGCACTACATCTGATGGGGTTGGTGTCCCCAGGTGGTGTGCACAGCCACAGTAATCATTTGTATGCCTTGCTGAAAATGGCAAAGGATGCGGGACTTTCCCAAGTTTTTGTCCACTGCTTTCTTGATGGGCGAGATGTACCACCAAAGAGTGCCTTGGAGTATGTCAAGGGACTAGAAGAGCAAATGAGGGAAATAGGGGTGGGACGTATCGCTACTGTTTCCGGTCGGTACTATGCGATGGACCGGGATAATCGTTGGGAGCGCCTAAACCTAGCCTATGATGCTATGGTCCTTGGGAAAGGACGGATGGCCGAGGATCCTGTGCAAGCTGTTTTAGATGCCTACGATGCCGATGAAACCGACGAGTTTGTCCTGCCTACAGTCATTGGTCAGGAGGGAAAGCCCACTGCTGTGATTGAGGACAATGATGCGGTTATCTTCTTCAACTTTCGAAGTGATCGGGCTAGGCAGTTAACTTACTCCTTTGTCCGGGAGGATTTCCAAGGGTTTCAAAGAGAAAAGTGGCCTAAGGTTCACTTTACTTCCTTTACGCAGTATGCGGAGGATTTGGAGATTCCCTTTGCTTTTATGCCCGATGAGCCAGAGACTACTCTAGGGAAGGTCGTCAGTGACGCAGGTCTTACCCAACTGCGGATCGCTGAGACAGAGAAATATGCCCATGTTACCTTCTTTTTCAACGGGGGTCAGGAAGTGGAGTTCCCGGGGGAGCGAAGACGCTTGATTCCCTCTCCGAAGGTGGCCACCTATGATCTGCAGCCAGAGATGAGTGCACCAAAGGTAACCGAGGCAGTTCTTGAAGAGATCCAAAAGGGTGTTGACCTTATTGTCCTAAATTATGCTAACCTGGACATGGTGGGGCATACCGGTGTAATGGAAGCTGCCCTTAAGGCGGTGGCCGCGGTGGATGAATGCTTAGGCAAAGTTGTCCAGGCGGTACAAGATGCCGGTGGATGTCTACTAGTGATTGCCGATCATGGAAATGCGGAGCAAATGGTGGATCCGGATACCGGTAAACCTCATACAGCCCATACCAGTAATCCTGTACCAGCCATACTAATCTGTGATAAACTAAAGGATAAGGTACAAATGCGTTCTGGAATACTGGCCGATGTGGCTCCTACCATTTTGGAATTGCTAAACATAGATCAGCCCATTATTATGAAGGGCGAATCTTTGATTACAAAGGAGGCAAAACAATGA
- the eno gene encoding phosphopyruvate hydratase: MTIIDGVIARQILDSRGNPTVEVEVYLADGSMGRAAVPSGASTGAFEAVELRDGDKDHYLGKGVLKAVNNVNEKIAEELIGWDAVDQVGIDTFLCELDGTDNKGKLGANAILGVSMAVAKAAANSLGLPLYRYLGGVNGKVLPVPMMNILNGGEHADNNVDIQEFMVMPVGAKRFSEALRMGAEVFHSLRSVLKEKGLNTAVGDEGGFAPNLKSNEEAIEVILEAIERAGYAPGEDVMIALDVASTEMFANGKYHFEGEGVTRTPDEMIAFYESLVSKYPIISIEDPLSEEEWDSWGKATASLGKKLQIVGDDLFVTNTKRLSRGIELGVGNSILVKVNQIGTITETLDAVEMAKRAGYTAVISHRSGETEDVTIADIAVATNAGQIKTGAPSRTDRVAKYNQLLRIEEELGDTAEYLGKDAFYNLR, encoded by the coding sequence ATGACCATTATTGATGGTGTAATCGCAAGACAGATTCTGGATTCAAGGGGTAACCCCACCGTGGAAGTAGAAGTCTATCTGGCCGATGGTAGCATGGGTCGTGCCGCGGTTCCCTCGGGAGCATCCACTGGTGCCTTTGAAGCTGTTGAGCTAAGAGATGGGGATAAGGATCATTATCTCGGTAAAGGCGTACTTAAGGCAGTCAACAATGTCAATGAGAAGATCGCTGAGGAACTGATCGGGTGGGACGCTGTTGATCAGGTGGGTATCGACACCTTTTTGTGCGAACTAGACGGTACGGATAATAAGGGCAAACTTGGCGCCAATGCGATCTTGGGTGTTTCCATGGCGGTGGCTAAAGCTGCGGCTAACTCCCTAGGCTTACCCTTGTACCGCTATTTGGGCGGTGTAAACGGCAAGGTGCTTCCTGTGCCGATGATGAACATTCTCAACGGTGGGGAACATGCAGATAACAACGTGGATATCCAGGAGTTCATGGTGATGCCCGTGGGAGCCAAGCGGTTCTCCGAAGCTCTGCGTATGGGTGCCGAGGTTTTTCACAGCCTTAGAAGCGTCCTGAAGGAGAAGGGCTTGAATACGGCCGTTGGTGATGAAGGCGGCTTTGCTCCTAATCTGAAATCCAACGAGGAAGCCATTGAAGTTATTCTCGAAGCCATTGAACGGGCCGGCTATGCGCCCGGTGAAGATGTAATGATTGCTCTGGATGTGGCCTCAACGGAGATGTTTGCCAATGGTAAGTACCACTTTGAAGGAGAAGGTGTGACTAGGACTCCTGATGAGATGATTGCCTTTTACGAGTCCTTGGTCAGCAAGTATCCGATTATCTCGATTGAAGACCCCTTGAGTGAAGAAGAGTGGGATAGCTGGGGCAAGGCCACTGCCTCTTTGGGTAAGAAGCTACAGATTGTGGGCGACGATTTGTTTGTAACCAATACCAAGCGTCTATCCCGAGGTATTGAATTAGGTGTAGGTAACTCAATTTTGGTGAAGGTTAACCAAATCGGGACGATTACCGAGACCCTTGATGCTGTGGAAATGGCCAAACGGGCTGGCTATACGGCGGTTATTTCCCATCGGTCCGGGGAGACAGAGGATGTTACCATTGCAGATATTGCTGTAGCTACCAATGCCGGTCAAATTAAGACTGGTGCACCTAGCCGGACGGATCGAGTTGCCAAGTATAACCAGCTGCTGCGCATTGAAGAGGAGCTAGGGGATACAGCCGAGTATTTGGGCAAGGATGCATTTTACAATCTTCGGTAG
- the secG gene encoding preprotein translocase subunit SecG, with protein MATVLSVLQWLISLSLIVVVLLQPSAGEGLGSIGGGAQLFSRKKGSIEILEKATKVLAVCFMGLSVVMAIFL; from the coding sequence GTGGCAACGGTGCTTTCTGTATTACAGTGGTTGATTTCCCTAAGCCTAATTGTGGTTGTCCTTTTGCAGCCAAGTGCTGGAGAGGGTCTCGGCTCGATTGGTGGGGGTGCTCAACTTTTCTCCAGGAAGAAAGGTTCCATAGAAATATTGGAGAAGGCAACGAAGGTATTAGCGGTTTGTTTTATGGGGTTATCTGTGGTTATGGCGATTTTTCTTTAA
- a CDS encoding MFS transporter — protein sequence MEQHMLTRNAHLALLLLGILMNIIGPTLPFVIADYEISLLTAGTVFTLMSVGRLIAVLFGGSISDIYGRKPLIVFGSMLLSLSLAGYGLAKTWLSHLFFIFTTGLSYGLLDIAVNALIADLYPENRGYALNRLHAFFGIGSCLGSLIAGIYLSMSTNWRALFFIIAACALLYCISSCCLIYPQADSSTSRKLDPSVVRAIGGNIAFWLLAITMFAYTGVGHGIVGWLNQYLSATFTFTPLAASLVLSLYNLGLSAGRLTCSRLSSSLGYRGTILLCTGGAAVFLGMAVFGQALPLITIGFMLTGFFLAGLFPTAIAMGSDLFPQSIGTVSGLLITSASLGGMVIPAGIGAISDHAGMVKGMGTTCVILVLVFAISLKLPRSKKAGHRPPADLKG from the coding sequence ATGGAACAACACATGCTAACTCGGAATGCACATTTGGCCTTGTTGCTTCTGGGAATACTAATGAACATCATCGGGCCGACTTTGCCCTTTGTAATTGCAGACTACGAAATTTCATTGTTAACGGCCGGAACGGTGTTTACGCTGATGTCAGTGGGACGACTCATTGCGGTGTTGTTTGGCGGCTCCATCTCGGATATCTACGGTCGTAAGCCGCTAATTGTCTTTGGTTCCATGCTTCTGTCCTTGAGTTTAGCCGGATATGGATTGGCAAAGACCTGGCTCAGTCATCTGTTCTTCATCTTTACCACGGGCCTAAGCTACGGCCTTTTAGACATCGCGGTTAATGCCCTGATTGCAGACCTGTATCCCGAAAACCGGGGCTATGCCTTAAACAGATTACACGCCTTTTTCGGAATTGGTTCCTGTCTTGGATCCCTGATTGCAGGTATCTACCTATCCATGAGCACCAATTGGCGGGCGTTGTTTTTCATCATCGCCGCCTGTGCGCTCCTTTACTGCATATCATCTTGTTGCCTCATCTATCCGCAGGCAGACTCCTCCACAAGCAGGAAACTAGATCCAAGCGTGGTCCGCGCCATTGGCGGAAATATTGCCTTTTGGCTTTTAGCTATCACCATGTTTGCCTATACAGGGGTGGGACATGGCATTGTGGGATGGCTTAATCAGTATCTGTCGGCTACCTTTACCTTTACTCCCTTAGCCGCTTCCTTGGTTCTCTCCTTATATAATCTTGGGTTATCCGCTGGCCGGTTAACCTGCAGTCGCTTATCTTCTAGCCTTGGGTATAGAGGGACAATCTTGCTGTGTACCGGAGGAGCCGCTGTGTTTTTAGGTATGGCTGTGTTCGGCCAAGCATTACCTCTAATTACCATCGGGTTCATGCTAACCGGATTTTTCTTAGCCGGCTTATTTCCCACAGCAATCGCCATGGGAAGCGATCTGTTCCCACAATCCATAGGCACAGTCTCCGGCCTTTTGATTACCAGCGCCTCCTTAGGCGGCATGGTTATTCCCGCTGGTATTGGAGCGATTTCAGACCATGCAGGAATGGTTAAGGGAATGGGAACAACTTGTGTGATCCTGGTTTTGGTATTTGCAATTAGCCTCAAGCTTCCAAGATCAAAAAAAGCGGGCCACCGCCCGCCTGCCGACCTGAAGGGTTAA
- the smpB gene encoding SsrA-binding protein SmpB translates to MAKSEGIKVISENRKARHDYHIEETFEAGIVLTGTEVKSLRLGRANLKDSYAGVETGEVFLYNCHISTYDQGNRFNHEPKRKRKLLLHKREINRLIGQTKQKGYTLVPLRLYFSRGLVKIELALAKGKRSFDKREDIAKRDAQRQISRALKEKQQA, encoded by the coding sequence TTGGCGAAATCAGAAGGGATTAAGGTCATTTCGGAAAACCGCAAAGCCCGACATGATTACCATATAGAGGAAACCTTCGAGGCTGGTATTGTGCTTACCGGAACCGAGGTCAAGTCCTTAAGACTTGGTCGGGCAAATTTAAAAGACAGCTATGCCGGAGTTGAAACCGGCGAGGTTTTCCTGTATAATTGTCACATAAGTACCTATGATCAAGGAAACCGATTTAATCATGAGCCAAAACGTAAGCGTAAGCTGTTGTTGCACAAGCGTGAGATTAATCGGCTTATTGGTCAGACAAAGCAAAAGGGTTATACTTTAGTGCCTCTTCGCTTGTATTTTAGCCGAGGTTTGGTTAAGATAGAGCTGGCCTTAGCTAAGGGAAAGCGAAGCTTCGATAAGCGAGAAGACATCGCGAAAAGAGACGCCCAGCGTCAGATTTCAAGGGCACTAAAGGAAAAACAGCAAGCATAA
- a CDS encoding ABC transporter ATP-binding protein, whose amino-acid sequence MIRTENLTKRYDALTAVKDLNIHVQKGEIYGFLGPNGAGKTTTIMMILGLLPPTYGKCWLFGEQIKDNYFGVKLRMGVLAEFHYLYEEMTAYEYLNFFARLYQVPNPEKKVQEVLSRVNLWDRRSAFLGGYSKGMKQKLSFARVLLHDPELLILDEPVNSLDPYGIKEIRDIITEEKERGVTVLLSSHILSEVERTCDRVGIMNKGRLLIEDSMDQVKRRIAEEREIVVELATVTDELVQAVQEMDVVLSVETEGNYLVIKVKPEIDGRAEIAQAIASKQGLVLGMQVKEISLEDAFVTITEKNLSMLTKEGAA is encoded by the coding sequence ATGATTCGTACCGAGAACCTGACCAAGCGGTATGATGCTCTAACCGCGGTCAAGGACTTGAACATTCACGTACAGAAGGGCGAGATCTACGGATTTCTCGGACCCAACGGTGCGGGGAAGACAACCACGATTATGATGATCCTAGGTTTGCTTCCGCCCACCTACGGAAAATGCTGGTTATTTGGTGAACAGATCAAGGATAACTACTTTGGCGTTAAGCTGCGGATGGGTGTACTAGCAGAATTCCATTATTTGTATGAAGAAATGACCGCGTACGAATACCTAAACTTCTTTGCCCGGTTATACCAAGTGCCAAATCCTGAAAAGAAGGTACAAGAGGTCCTGTCCCGGGTCAACCTATGGGATCGGCGCTCGGCATTTCTTGGAGGCTACTCCAAGGGAATGAAGCAAAAACTGAGTTTTGCCCGGGTGCTTTTGCACGATCCAGAGCTTCTGATTCTAGATGAGCCAGTTAACAGTCTTGACCCTTACGGTATCAAGGAAATCCGTGACATCATCACGGAGGAAAAAGAGCGGGGTGTAACGGTTCTGTTGTCCAGTCATATCCTTTCCGAAGTTGAGCGGACTTGTGATCGGGTGGGCATTATGAACAAGGGAAGGCTATTAATTGAGGATTCAATGGATCAGGTGAAGCGGCGGATTGCCGAAGAACGGGAGATCGTCGTTGAATTGGCCACTGTTACCGATGAGTTAGTACAAGCTGTGCAAGAGATGGATGTAGTCCTTAGTGTCGAGACAGAGGGCAACTACCTAGTGATTAAGGTTAAGCCTGAGATTGACGGAAGGGCAGAGATCGCCCAAGCTATTGCCAGCAAACAGGGTCTTGTTTTAGGCATGCAGGTTAAGGAAATAAGCCTGGAAGATGCCTTTGTGACGATTACCGAAAAGAACCTTTCCATGTTGACAAAGGAGGGAGCAGCATGA
- a CDS encoding ABC transporter permease, with protein sequence MSTMSRRFHAAKLISTREWKDTWYKPGIYFVMALSLVIAAFVLKSSLSGVADIKATVIASPLTLALFFAVALGTTYLALCSAMAIARERETGTLEVLFYGPVDSVSYVFGRFIEQIMTFVTMLVFFAVYFVIAGSFTNIGFSVTFLLMLIFSVFVAGAMVSFGIFISSLIGRIRSSIIVFLALVIFFLGFSLGYNVLVNIPGDQLTMTQTYLRVILQAVNTVLAWVSPFAYLQRGFDAAALHEVSNYLVSIGQTLVYSLVLLVASIVCFNKRGVKR encoded by the coding sequence ATGAGTACAATGTCGCGTCGGTTCCATGCCGCTAAGCTGATTAGTACCAGGGAATGGAAGGACACGTGGTACAAGCCAGGGATATACTTCGTCATGGCTCTATCCCTTGTTATTGCGGCTTTTGTACTAAAGAGCTCTCTATCAGGAGTGGCCGATATTAAGGCAACGGTCATCGCAAGTCCACTGACCCTTGCTCTGTTTTTCGCGGTCGCCTTAGGGACAACCTATCTGGCCCTTTGCTCTGCCATGGCTATTGCCAGAGAAAGGGAAACAGGAACCCTAGAGGTGCTGTTTTATGGTCCTGTGGATAGTGTTTCCTATGTTTTTGGCAGATTCATCGAACAAATCATGACCTTCGTGACCATGTTGGTATTTTTCGCAGTGTACTTTGTTATCGCTGGGAGTTTCACTAACATTGGGTTTTCCGTCACCTTCCTACTCATGCTAATCTTTTCAGTGTTTGTGGCGGGTGCGATGGTTTCCTTTGGTATTTTTATCTCTTCACTCATCGGGCGGATCCGTTCGTCCATCATTGTTTTTCTAGCATTAGTCATTTTCTTTCTAGGGTTTTCCTTAGGCTATAATGTACTTGTTAACATTCCAGGTGACCAACTGACGATGACCCAGACCTATTTGCGGGTAATCCTTCAGGCAGTCAATACTGTTTTGGCCTGGGTATCACCTTTTGCCTATCTGCAAAGAGGATTTGATGCCGCTGCGTTGCATGAGGTAAGTAATTACCTAGTAAGTATCGGTCAGACCCTGGTCTATAGTCTTGTGCTTCTAGTTGCGTCCATTGTTTGTTTTAACAAGAGGGGGGTAAAACGATGA
- the nadE gene encoding NAD(+) synthase, translating to MKTIDEAKYADLVVQWLQEKVGGAKAKGVVLGLSGGLDSAVMAVLAKRAFPMDTLGLIMPCHSQGEDAEHALELARQFQIKTKTVDLTPVYDLLAHTLEEAAETKGTQLDVALGNIKSRLRMNTLYYFAAAYNYLVVGATNKSELMTGYFTKHGDSGVDLLPIAQLVKAEVRQLAEYLQVPSMIIQKPPSAGFWPGQTDEDEMGVTYEELDSYLRDGDGSQDTVRTIIDLQTRTEHKRAFPMMPEFPLPYIKS from the coding sequence ATGAAAACAATTGATGAGGCAAAATACGCGGACTTAGTGGTCCAATGGCTTCAAGAGAAGGTTGGCGGCGCGAAGGCCAAGGGCGTTGTGCTCGGATTGAGCGGGGGTTTAGACTCCGCAGTAATGGCCGTCTTGGCCAAAAGAGCCTTTCCCATGGATACCCTTGGACTGATTATGCCGTGTCACAGTCAAGGGGAAGATGCGGAACATGCTCTGGAATTAGCCCGTCAATTTCAGATAAAGACCAAGACAGTTGATCTGACACCAGTCTATGACCTTCTTGCCCATACCCTAGAAGAAGCTGCCGAGACCAAAGGGACTCAGCTAGACGTAGCTTTGGGCAATATTAAGTCAAGGTTGCGCATGAACACGCTGTATTATTTTGCCGCGGCATATAACTATCTTGTAGTCGGTGCTACAAACAAAAGTGAACTGATGACAGGATATTTCACCAAACACGGTGACTCTGGCGTTGACTTGCTGCCCATTGCTCAATTGGTCAAAGCGGAGGTTCGACAGTTAGCAGAGTATCTCCAGGTGCCAAGCATGATTATCCAAAAACCACCCTCCGCCGGATTCTGGCCAGGACAAACCGATGAGGACGAGATGGGAGTCACTTATGAGGAACTGGACAGCTACCTACGCGATGGTGATGGCTCCCAAGATACAGTAAGGACAATCATCGATCTGCAGACAAGGACTGAGCATAAGCGAGCCTTCCCGATGATGCCCGAGTTTCCCCTACCGTATATCAAATCATGA